In Spiroplasma chinense, the DNA window TAAATATCCGTGAGCTGCATGGATTTCTACAAAGTCTAAACCAGCAGTTTTTGCTCTTTTTGCAGCACTTACAAAACTTTGTTTTATTCGTTCAGACTCTATTTCATTTACCAAACTATAATCACTGGTCAATGAAATTTGATAAAAGTTTGTTGCACCATAAATTTTTCCTTCAAGTTCAGCTTTTGCACCAGCATGATTTAATTGAACACCCACAACTGCTCCAGCATCATGAGAAAGTTTTGCAATTCTTTTAAAACCTTCTATGTGTTCATCTTTTCAAAGACCTAAATCTCTTGGACGAATTCTACCTTCACTTGATACTGCAGTCGATTCAATTATTATAGTTCCAACTCCCCCATAAGCTCTAGCTCCATAATGTTGAATGTGAAAATCTGATACAAATCCATCATCTGCCATTAAAGTATCCATTGGTGGTAAAACTATTCTGTTTCTAGATGTTAGGTTTTTTATTAGTTCTACTTTGTCATTTATTTTATACATTTAATTTACTCCTCTCTTTTCCCTTATATTTTAAAGGTTTAAAATAAAAAAAGAAACTTATAGATATTGCCTTAAAGGCAAAGAGTTAAGGAATATGCTTGTGTTCTGATTTCAAAAAAACAAAATCTTAATGAGATTTTGTTTTTTTGTTGTCTATTCTTTTGCTTTTATTACAAAAAAAGTTTAAAATCATTTTAGAGTTATTACTTAATTTTAAATTATCAATTTAAAAAAGAGATATAATCAATTTGTAAAGGTGGGAAAACAAATGCCAATTTTTAGTTTTAGAGGCGTATCTGACGCAAGGATACAAGAATATTTTAAAAAAACAGGAGAACTTGCTCAATTAATCAACGCAGAAGTTGAACAATTCGTTTTCTGATCAGAACCAGTTACATTAATTGGGAATGGTTATGAAAAAGATGCAATCTTTATTTCAATAGATTGAATGGGGAGACCATTGAAGCAAGACGCCGTAGCTAAACACATTCAGGAGTTTTTCGGCGCAGATTCAAAAAATATCTATATTAAATTTACTGAGGTTAACAGCTTCTTATACTTAAACGGAGAAGTTGTCGGCTAAACGATGAAAATCAAAAATGTTGATATAAAAGGTAAAGTATTTCTAGGTCCAATGGCTGGAACTACCAATGCAGCCTTTAGAATAATTTGTAAAGAAAAAGGGGCATCTCTGGTTTATGCAGAGATGGTTAGTACTGAAGGATTGGTCCACAATAACAAGAAGACAAAGACCATGATAGAAGTTTCTGATTTAGAACACCCGATTTCTTTACAAATTTTTGGTTTTG includes these proteins:
- a CDS encoding DUF1904 family protein produces the protein MPIFSFRGVSDARIQEYFKKTGELAQLINAEVEQFVFWSEPVTLIGNGYEKDAIFISIDWMGRPLKQDAVAKHIQEFFGADSKNIYIKFTEVNSFLYLNGEVVG